A window of Flavobacterium psychrophilum genomic DNA:
TCCCTTACAATAGGAATAACTTTTATAGAACCGTCTACTTTTTTAACGGTAAGCCTAACCTCTGTACCTTTAGGCCCTTTGATCTTTTTAACTACATCGTCAAGGCGCATACCTGCAATATCAACGGCATCTTTATCGCCCTGAGCAACTTTCATGATAAGGTCACCCTGCTCCAGGTCTTTACCTCTCCATGCAGGTCCGCCCGGAATAAGTTCAGAAATTTCAACGTAGTCGCTTTTCTTTTGAAGTTTAGCGCCAATACCTTCAAGGGAACCTCTCATACTGGTATCGAACTTCTCTTTATCGTCAGGTGCAAAATAATAAGTATGCGGATCGAAACGCTCTGCAATTGAGTTTAAGAATATTGTAAACCACTCATCACGTTTAAGATCATCGATCATTCCAAAGTAATCATTAAGCGATTTTAGGGTCGACTCACGTGCCTCTTTTTCAAGCTCGGCGAATGTTTTCTTTTTTCCGTCATCAGTTTTTTTCTCAACTTTAGGCTCATCGATTTTATTGTTGTTCCTATTTTTGTCTACAGGCGTTTCCTGAAGTTTTTGCTTATCAACAATTGTAGAAAGCACAGACAGCTTAAGCTGTTTTTCCCAACGGGTTCTAAGCTCCTCATCATTTTTAGGATAAGGCATTTTCTCATAATCTACGTTGTACTCTTCATCTTTAGAAAAGTCGAACGGTTTAGATAGTATGTCTTTGTAAAACCCTTCAGATTCTTTGATCCTTTTCATTAACCTATCGTATGTCAGGTCAAAAAATGTCAGGTCTTTAGCCAGGATCATATCATCGATCTTGTCTTCATATTTAGAAAACTCGTCTAAATCGGACTGTATAAAAAATCGTTTAGAAGGATCTATCGATTCAAAGTAACTTTTGTAAACAGCTTTAGAGAATGTATCGTCAATCTTAGCCGGATCGTAATGCCCTTTTTCTATAACAAACGTAATCAGTTCCATAAGGAGTTTATCTCTTCCGGGGTCGCTTTCTACCTTTTGTTTAGGCATAAAGCTCCACAGCGCAACTGCCAACAAGGCAACAAACGCTAGTATCTTATAATTTCTCTTCATATAGCTTAAAATGGCATTCATTTAAATTATCGTATATCTGTAGTACATTAAAAAGCGTGCCAAAATGCGCAGTTTCACATTTTTTATTCTCAATAGCCGCCAACAAAGGCTCCACTTTAAAATTTACGTATTTTAGCAAACGTAAATATACAATACTTATTTGATTTTTCTAAACAATGAAGAAAAAACCCTTAATACTGGTGACCAACGATGACGGCATTTCTGCACCGGGACTACGCGCCCTGATAAGTGTTATGAAAGAACTCGGAGACGTTGCCGTGGTAGCCCCGGACAGTCCGCAATCGGCTACAGGACATGCCATAACTATAAACAATACACTAACCATAAACAAGGTTGATATTGACCCGGACATAGAAACCGAATACAGCTGCAGCGGCACCCCTGTAGACTGCGTTAAGTTTGCTGTAAGCGAAATACTGCACCGTAAACCCGACCTATGTGTATCTGGTATTAACCACGGATCGAACTCTTCTATTAATGTAATTTATTCGGGAACGATGAGTGCTGCGGTTGAAGCAGGCATCGAGGGGATTCCTGCAATCGGCTTCTCGCTTCTGGACTATAACTGGAACGCCGATTTTGAGCAGATTAAATCTGCTATACGAAAAATCACGACCGAAGTCCTTGAAAACGGATTACCGGAAGGTGTAATTCTGAATGTAAACTTCCCAAAACTGAAAGAGAAAGAAATTAAAGGCATAAAAGTATGCCGACAGGCAAAAGCCATGTGGCAGGAACGTTTCGACAAACGCCAAAGCCCAATGGGTAAAGATTACTACTGGCTTACGGGCAAGTTTGTAAACCTTGACAACGGCGAAGACACTGACGAATGGGCTTTAGAGCATGGTTACATATCGGTAGTACCGGTACAATTTGATCTTACTGCGCATCATGCAATGCAAACGCTGAACACCTGGAACCTGAACGATTGAATAATGGCAGTCGATATTCAACCAATCCTTGAGAACGGAAAAGTGGCTTTGCACACTTTAGCCGAAAAAGATTTTG
This region includes:
- a CDS encoding stationary phase survival protein SurE (catalyzes the conversion of a phosphate monoester to an alcohol and a phosphate); protein product: MKKKPLILVTNDDGISAPGLRALISVMKELGDVAVVAPDSPQSATGHAITINNTLTINKVDIDPDIETEYSCSGTPVDCVKFAVSEILHRKPDLCVSGINHGSNSSINVIYSGTMSAAVEAGIEGIPAIGFSLLDYNWNADFEQIKSAIRKITTEVLENGLPEGVILNVNFPKLKEKEIKGIKVCRQAKAMWQERFDKRQSPMGKDYYWLTGKFVNLDNGEDTDEWALEHGYISVVPVQFDLTAHHAMQTLNTWNLND